CGGTTGCGCCGCGAATCCTGAGGATTGCCTGAGAGCGGATCTAGAGTTCGACCAACACGGTGAACGGGCCGTCGTTCACACTCCGTACGGACATCGCCGCCCCGAACCGTCCTGTTTGTACGCGGGCGCCCTTCCGGCGCAGTTCCGACACCACCGCTTCGACCAACGGCGCGGCGTGCTCCGGCCGGGCGGCGGCCGTCCAGGACGGCCGCCTGCCCTTGCGCGTGTCGCCGTAGAGGGTGAACTGGCTGACGACGAGGAGCGGTGCGCCGGTGGTGGCGCACGACTCCTCGTCCCGCAGCACCCGCAGTTCGTGCAGCTTGTGGGCCATCACCGACGCCTTGTCGGCGGTGTCGTCGGCGTGGATGCCCAGCAGCACCAGCAGGCCCGGCTCGTCGACCGCCCCGACGACCTCGCCCCCCACCACGACGGACGCCTCTGTGACTCGTGCCACAACGGCTCTCACGCGGGCACGACCATCCCGTGCCGCACCAGCTCCCGCACCACCGGCACCACGGCCTCGGTCAACGCCTCCTCGTCCAGGTCGTGGGCGTAGGCGAGCAGCGTGACCAGGTCCTCCAGCGGCAG
This region of Saccharothrix longispora genomic DNA includes:
- the dtd gene encoding D-aminoacyl-tRNA deacylase, whose protein sequence is MRAVVARVTEASVVVGGEVVGAVDEPGLLVLLGIHADDTADKASVMAHKLHELRVLRDEESCATTGAPLLVVSQFTLYGDTRKGRRPSWTAAARPEHAAPLVEAVVSELRRKGARVQTGRFGAAMSVRSVNDGPFTVLVEL